In Bacteroides cellulosilyticus, the genomic stretch GCCTGCAATCCGGTGAGGGACGCAAGAGCGAATAAAAAGGGTAGTGCAAACTGTTTCATAGTCGTTATTATTATTTTGGTATTACTTCAATGGGCGGATTGCAAACCGGAACGTATATTCCTGCACAGGCACCCGATACTGAGGCTGTACACCGGGACCGCAAGTTGCCGTCCCCACGCCTGCCTGCGCAGCATCCAAATGCACGGTCACAACTCCTTCGCGTCGCAACTGATTAATATGTGTCGCTACATCCAGACATTCATCCGTGAAAGGAATGACACTGAACTGGAACGGAACGTCGGAACGGAAAGCCACCCCCTCGCCCGCTTCATCAGCAAGTTGCATCCAACGGACATCCGTACGATTCCCCGTAGCTTGCGGACGGACATAATAGTGGAACATTCGTTCTACATCCGTATGATAAATACCGATACGGCCGGACTCATTACGGTCAATATACGTTTCATGTTCCCCGCGTCCCAAGTAAGTAACCTGGCTATAAGCATCGGGCATTTCAAAAGCAAGCCCCACACGTGCCAACGAGGTGACAACAGCCGTATCGGGAACGAAATGCGTCTGCACATCCAGCGTTCCATCCTTCTTCAACGTATAGATGAAGGTGGCAGTGCCGAGACGCTCATTACGGGCATTCAGCAATTCCACTTCACTGTGTCCGCCACGGGCGGAAGTCTTGACCGAAAGGGCGCGTTGCGTCAGTTTATCCAGTCCGGCTTTCTTCCAGGCCTTGGCACCACCCACTTTTTCACGATTGTCATTATCCGTAGCAGGGCGGTAGAGACTCAACATCACGGGAGAAGCCAGCATTTCTTCACCTTTATATATATAGGAGCGTAACGCTCCCGTTTCCGGGTCAATATCCATCTCCACTTTACCGGAGAGTTTTGCCTCAGCAGCGCGGTAGTTCCGGTTTCCGGTAAGGGGGAACTGGTCGTAGGCCACTTCATGGCCGGAACCGAGAAGAGAGGAGACGAGGGCGTCGGCGGAGGAAGGGGCAGCCTCAACAGGTGTCCAGCGCAGATTGAGCCAAGCTTCGCGGACATCAGAAGGCAGGCGCACGGCACCCAATGTCACTTCCACCGTAGCATGTGGAGCAGCCTCTACCTGACGTGTACCGTCGGCAATCACCCGGCCATTATCGCCAACCACCTGCCAGTGCAGTGTGTAAGCGTTGAGGTTGGTGAAGTCGTACCAGTTCTTGATACTCAAGGTTAGTTTCTTACTATCTACCAGTTTCGCTTTGATATATTGATAAGCCTTCTTCACTTCAAGCAAATGCGGATGTGGTTCACGAACAGCATTCACCAAGCCATTGCAGCAGAAGTTACCGAAGCTGGGGATGTTTTTGGGTCCGTAGTCGCCGCCGTAAGTCCAGTACCAGCGCCCATCGGCATCTATTTCGCGGAACGACTGGTCCACCCAGTCCCAGATGCAACCGCCCTGCACGATAGGTTCCGTTTCGAATACATTCATATATTCACGCAGTCCGCCACAACTATTACCCATAGCGTGCAGATATTCAGTCATGATAAAGGGGCGGTAGACTTTCGGTTCTGTCTGGCGGGCATAGGCAAGAAGTTCTTCCACGCTGCGGTACATTCGACAGTAGATGTCGGTGTTATAGTTCTGTTCGGCACGCTCGTACTGGATGGGGCGGGTGGTTTCGATAGATTTCATATAATCATACGTCCGTTCGAAGTTGACGCCGTTGCCCGCTTCGTTGCCGAGGGACCAGATGACGATGGCGGGATGATTCTTGCTGCGCTCGTACATGCGCTGAGTGCGATCCATGTGGGCAGGCAGCCAGGTACTATCTTTAGCCAGCGATGCAGCACCATATCCCATACCGTGCGATTCGATGTTTGCTTCATCTATCACATAAAGTCCGTAGCGGTCGCAAAGCTGATACCAATACGGATGGGTCGGATAATGCGAATTGCGCACTGTATTCAGGTTATGTTGTTTCATCAGACGGATGTCTTCTTCCATCAATTCTTTACTGACCGTACGTCCCAACTGGGAGTGTTCGTGACGGTTGGCGCCTTTCACCAACACGGGCACCCCGTTGATACAGAAGCGTCCGTCCTTAATTTCAGAAGTACGGAAACCGACGTTGCACCCTGTCAGGTGTGTCACTTGTCCGGCGTCATTCTTTAAGGCCAGTGTCAGCGAGTAAAGGTTGGGATGTTCCGCGCTCCAACGTTTCACGTCCGGCAGAGCCTGTTCGTCAAAAGTAATAAAATTACTCAAGCCACGGCTCTTTACCGGCATTTCTTTTTTCAATATTGTTTTTCCGGAAGGGTCTTCCAGCGTATATTCCATGACAGACACACCATTCGACGCCCCTTCAACAGTGGCTTCGAGAGCGAAAAGCCCTTCTTTGTACGTCTGTTTATCCAGGGAAGAAGTCACTTTATAATCGGAGATGAACTGGCGGGGAGTGCTGTAAAGATAGACATCGCGCTCAATACCACTCAGACGCCACATGTCCTGACATTCCAGATAGGCACCGGCGCTCCAACGATACACTTC encodes the following:
- a CDS encoding glycoside hydrolase family 2 TIM barrel-domain containing protein, which produces MIKNILLSLIAICSFSVAMMAQPEWQSQYAIGKNKLAPHAYVWPYETADALRSGNYEQSPYYMSLNGTWKFHWVKNPDLRPKDFYKPSFYTGGWADINVPGNWERQGYGTAIYVNETYEFDDPLFNFRKNPPLVPYEENEVGSYRRTFTLPADWRDRRIVICCEGVISFYYIWVNGHQLGYNQGSKTPAEWDITDYVKEGENTVALEVYRWSAGAYLECQDMWRLSGIERDVYLYSTPRQFISDYKVTSSLDKQTYKEGLFALEATVEGASNGVSVMEYTLEDPSGKTILKKEMPVKSRGLSNFITFDEQALPDVKRWSAEHPNLYSLTLALKNDAGQVTHLTGCNVGFRTSEIKDGRFCINGVPVLVKGANRHEHSQLGRTVSKELMEEDIRLMKQHNLNTVRNSHYPTHPYWYQLCDRYGLYVIDEANIESHGMGYGAASLAKDSTWLPAHMDRTQRMYERSKNHPAIVIWSLGNEAGNGVNFERTYDYMKSIETTRPIQYERAEQNYNTDIYCRMYRSVEELLAYARQTEPKVYRPFIMTEYLHAMGNSCGGLREYMNVFETEPIVQGGCIWDWVDQSFREIDADGRWYWTYGGDYGPKNIPSFGNFCCNGLVNAVREPHPHLLEVKKAYQYIKAKLVDSKKLTLSIKNWYDFTNLNAYTLHWQVVGDNGRVIADGTRQVEAAPHATVEVTLGAVRLPSDVREAWLNLRWTPVEAAPSSADALVSSLLGSGHEVAYDQFPLTGNRNYRAAEAKLSGKVEMDIDPETGALRSYIYKGEEMLASPVMLSLYRPATDNDNREKVGGAKAWKKAGLDKLTQRALSVKTSARGGHSEVELLNARNERLGTATFIYTLKKDGTLDVQTHFVPDTAVVTSLARVGLAFEMPDAYSQVTYLGRGEHETYIDRNESGRIGIYHTDVERMFHYYVRPQATGNRTDVRWMQLADEAGEGVAFRSDVPFQFSVIPFTDECLDVATHINQLRREGVVTVHLDAAQAGVGTATCGPGVQPQYRVPVQEYTFRFAIRPLK